The proteins below come from a single uncultured Dethiosulfovibrio sp. genomic window:
- a CDS encoding HutP family protein, protein MWKKMFIGDSEAKEDEVSLDILTDMEDELEKEVEITVRLKFNSEGQIGRAAMLLASTLTKSEEDSIKSQLSELGWRCVATEVGGVFGDLPQKTTRALVGAALNGKVIDKDQGEMHALMHAAFEALDAFIPSGLLEASVGAKIAIVRNSRWISVAVMGDTAYHAVAHHERFGLGVMHI, encoded by the coding sequence TTGTGGAAAAAGATGTTTATCGGTGACAGTGAAGCTAAAGAGGACGAAGTCTCTCTGGATATATTGACCGATATGGAGGACGAGCTGGAAAAAGAGGTAGAGATAACCGTTCGCCTTAAGTTTAACTCCGAAGGTCAGATAGGAAGGGCCGCTATGCTTCTAGCCTCCACTTTGACCAAGTCGGAGGAGGACTCCATCAAATCGCAGCTGAGCGAACTGGGATGGAGATGCGTCGCTACGGAGGTAGGAGGCGTCTTTGGCGATCTGCCCCAAAAAACCACCAGGGCTTTGGTTGGTGCGGCGTTAAACGGCAAGGTTATAGATAAGGATCAAGGGGAGATGCATGCCTTAATGCACGCCGCTTTTGAGGCTCTGGACGCCTTTATCCCCTCCGGTCTTCTGGAGGCCAGTGTAGGGGCCAAAATAGCCATAGTGAGAAACAGTCGGTGGATATCGGTAGCGGTGATGGGAGATACCGCCTATCACGCTGTGGCCCACCACGAGAGATTTGGCCTTGGAGTAATGCATATCTGA
- a CDS encoding D-Ala-D-Ala carboxypeptidase family metallohydrolase produces MDKLSKNFRRKEFECRCGCGHDNVSPVLVDLLQEIRDLLDRPIVIHSGCRCELHNKKVGGVSNSAHVSGEAADIYVPGWEAKTLGGRIKRLREAGHLRDLTYCYLPGRMTVHVGVDRKPRSRIFGW; encoded by the coding sequence ATGGATAAGCTGTCTAAGAATTTCAGGCGGAAGGAGTTTGAATGTAGGTGCGGTTGTGGGCATGACAACGTGTCCCCTGTCTTGGTGGATCTGCTCCAGGAGATTCGGGATCTTCTGGACCGACCTATCGTCATTCATTCGGGCTGTAGATGTGAGTTGCACAACAAAAAAGTGGGCGGCGTCTCAAACTCCGCCCATGTCTCAGGTGAGGCGGCGGATATCTACGTCCCCGGCTGGGAGGCAAAAACTCTCGGAGGTCGGATAAAGAGGCTCCGAGAGGCTGGCCACCTCCGAGATCTTACCTACTGCTACCTTCCTGGACGTATGACTGTCCACGTAGGGGTGGACCGCAAGCCACGTAGTCGCATCTTCGGGTGGTAG
- a CDS encoding alanyl-tRNA editing protein, with the protein MKAVVRDIDWKEGKKLRLSLDRPCPMHPEGGGQPGDSGFLSWDGGKANVTNTLKGNHLSPILEVTLQKGELISGMEVELERDENRNCVLSRMHSAEHVLSKVMETLKPGLSVYKVAVGEERTGVYFRYDGPVDWDFAFLAEQEARAVVASAMPVEILELSVDEARSLEGLKARWERLEDEVVRVVKIPNFDLIACSGSHVSDTSQIGDICVESVKGSSPEWEIVFSLGDRFSMYSREMRRLVSRLNCSPDELGKIFDRLSEENRLLGKQLSKVAPYVELPWEESVVKGVDVSYCAPVGLPADMLSACGRKKIAQSSEVVLIICDDGGQGPVPFMLWQSDEKLDPKALLAVPDLEARGGGRGGSISGRTGCRSLERWLKAIDSVM; encoded by the coding sequence GTGAAAGCAGTTGTAAGAGATATAGACTGGAAGGAAGGCAAAAAACTACGTCTGTCTTTGGACAGGCCCTGCCCTATGCACCCTGAAGGGGGAGGGCAGCCAGGGGATTCTGGTTTCCTGTCCTGGGATGGTGGAAAAGCCAATGTGACTAATACCCTGAAGGGTAACCATCTATCCCCGATTTTAGAGGTAACCCTCCAAAAGGGGGAGCTTATCTCTGGGATGGAGGTCGAACTAGAGAGGGACGAGAATAGAAATTGCGTCCTGTCCAGGATGCACTCGGCGGAGCACGTTCTGTCAAAGGTCATGGAGACTCTGAAGCCCGGTTTGTCCGTCTATAAGGTGGCGGTCGGAGAGGAAAGGACGGGGGTTTACTTCCGGTACGACGGCCCGGTCGACTGGGATTTCGCCTTTTTGGCGGAGCAAGAGGCTCGAGCTGTGGTGGCCTCGGCGATGCCGGTGGAGATTCTAGAACTTTCGGTGGACGAGGCTCGCTCACTGGAGGGCCTTAAGGCCCGGTGGGAGAGGCTTGAGGACGAGGTAGTTAGGGTCGTCAAAATCCCGAATTTTGACCTTATAGCCTGCTCCGGTAGCCACGTTTCAGACACATCTCAGATCGGCGATATTTGCGTGGAGTCCGTAAAGGGGTCCTCTCCTGAATGGGAGATAGTTTTCTCCCTGGGAGATCGCTTTTCCATGTACAGCAGGGAGATGCGTCGGCTTGTATCTCGACTTAACTGCTCTCCCGACGAGCTGGGGAAGATATTTGACCGACTCAGTGAGGAAAACCGCCTTTTAGGTAAACAGCTCTCTAAGGTCGCTCCCTATGTGGAGTTGCCCTGGGAGGAGTCGGTCGTAAAGGGAGTCGACGTCAGCTACTGCGCCCCTGTAGGGCTTCCGGCGGATATGCTGTCCGCCTGTGGAAGAAAAAAGATAGCCCAGTCCTCTGAGGTGGTTTTGATAATCTGCGATGACGGAGGTCAGGGACCTGTTCCCTTTATGCTGTGGCAAAGCGACGAGAAGCTCGACCCTAAGGCTCTTTTGGCCGTTCCCGATCTTGAGGCCAGAGGGGGAGGAAGAGGGGGCTCTATCTCCGGTCGCACAGGATGCCGTTCCCTGGAGAGATGGCTTAAAGCAATAGACTCAGTTATGTAG
- a CDS encoding AI-2E family transporter, giving the protein MKNINIIIACVSILTLVAVGVVLKAAQSVILPFVIAWLLSYIFGPVVRFMARRRVPAAFSVILVLSILLGVFYVGIFFLNTRIVAFAAAYPRYYDQLIVLTKSFTGNALFPPDFWDSINWGERIGKYLLSVSGSLVSLMSNLVLVVVFLVFMLLGSPFFEFKIKKAFSEGYGAMITSILKTISSQIGRYLTLQFLISMVTGFCVWLALSYLRVDFAVTWGVVAFALNFIPTIGSIVASIPPILLALVQYYPNTFPAIGAAVALVMIQMAIGNVITPKVMGDSLDLSPVVILISLFFWGWLWGVVGALLSVPIAAIIKIICENVDSLKVIGIMMGSGRPYRNELEKV; this is encoded by the coding sequence TTGAAAAATATCAATATAATCATAGCCTGTGTTTCCATTTTGACCCTTGTGGCGGTAGGGGTCGTTTTAAAGGCCGCCCAGAGCGTTATCCTGCCTTTCGTCATAGCCTGGCTTTTATCCTATATATTTGGCCCTGTGGTTCGATTTATGGCGAGACGAAGGGTTCCCGCCGCCTTTTCAGTGATTCTGGTTCTATCCATTCTCCTAGGGGTCTTTTATGTCGGTATATTTTTTCTCAATACCCGTATAGTGGCTTTTGCGGCGGCCTACCCGAGATATTACGATCAGCTGATAGTTTTGACCAAGAGCTTTACGGGGAACGCCCTCTTTCCACCGGATTTTTGGGATAGCATCAACTGGGGAGAGAGAATAGGAAAATATCTTCTTTCCGTCTCCGGTTCCCTCGTATCGCTTATGTCCAATCTGGTCCTTGTGGTGGTATTCCTCGTGTTCATGCTGTTAGGAAGTCCGTTTTTTGAGTTCAAGATAAAAAAAGCCTTCTCCGAGGGTTATGGTGCCATGATAACGTCGATTTTAAAGACTATATCCTCTCAGATAGGCAGATATCTAACGCTCCAGTTCTTGATCAGTATGGTAACCGGGTTCTGCGTATGGTTGGCTTTATCATACCTGAGGGTGGATTTCGCCGTTACCTGGGGTGTTGTCGCTTTTGCCCTTAACTTCATACCGACCATAGGGTCTATCGTGGCGTCGATTCCCCCTATACTGCTGGCGTTGGTCCAGTATTATCCCAACACCTTTCCCGCTATAGGGGCAGCTGTGGCTTTGGTGATGATCCAGATGGCCATAGGGAACGTTATAACCCCTAAGGTCATGGGGGACAGTCTGGACCTCAGCCCGGTGGTCATCCTTATATCCCTTTTCTTCTGGGGCTGGCTATGGGGAGTGGTGGGAGCCCTTCTATCGGTGCCTATCGCGGCGATAATAAAGATAATATGCGAGAACGTAGATTCCCTTAAGGTCATAGGTATCATGATGGGATCGGGAAGACCGTATCGTAACGAACTGGAAAAGGTTTAA
- a CDS encoding phage holin family protein — MPWRSIDLADFFQSVLEWVIVVFLSLFGGGVRSCLRPDEHRKTVAVAMVSVFAGVITYKIARAGGCSQDLSAGLAGLAGLAGDELCRSILKLGSAIRDDPLGFLDRMRRGKCDDK, encoded by the coding sequence ATGCCCTGGAGGAGCATCGACCTGGCCGACTTTTTTCAGTCTGTCCTGGAGTGGGTTATCGTGGTGTTTCTGTCCCTCTTCGGCGGAGGTGTCCGATCCTGTCTCAGGCCGGATGAACACCGAAAGACCGTGGCGGTGGCTATGGTCTCTGTCTTCGCAGGGGTCATCACCTACAAGATAGCCAGGGCTGGGGGATGCTCCCAGGATCTCAGTGCTGGTCTGGCGGGACTGGCCGGTTTAGCCGGGGATGAGCTATGTCGGTCGATACTGAAGCTAGGTTCTGCCATTCGAGACGATCCCCTGGGCTTTCTGGATAGGATGAGGAGGGGTAAATGTGATGATAAATGA